In Larus michahellis chromosome 24, bLarMic1.1, whole genome shotgun sequence, the sequence CACCCCGGCCAGACCCcgctccccctcttcctcccaggcTTCCCCGTGGGGGACGTTTGTGGGGACCTGGGAGATGCCGTCGCGGATTCCCCCGGCCCGGCTGGACCTGACATCCCGCtcggccgccgctgccggccggcTCACCGCCTGGATCCGCCGGCCCACCGCCCTGACCCGCGCCCGCAACGGCCTCCGCACCGACATCACCGGGAAGGTTGGTGGTCCCCCTCTGGGAGTCCGGGGCCGGCGCCTGCTGGGGCTCTGGTGTGGCCCCCCCGTGACGGGGTCCATCTCCCAGGGTGGCTCTGTGGTGGtccccaggctggagagggtttccagggctggggaccAGCAGATTTCAGGGGTGTTTGGTACAAGGAGGCAGCGCCCGGTGCTTGGACCACCGTCTCCCCCCTTTTTTGGGTTGGGGCTCCCCCCCGCTTCACCCCAAATCCGGGCTCGTCTCCCCGGGGCTGGCTGGGTGCCGCTGTGCCGGCAGGAGGAGCTCACAAGCTGCCGTTCTCCTCCTCCAGGAGAAAAGCATCCAGGAACAAGGACTGCCCTGATGCGAAGGGGGTTCctggagcccccccagcacccctttCCCACTCCCTGCTTCTCCCCGGGGACTGCGGCCATGGGTGCCTTGTCCCCGCGTAGAGCAGCCCCCACCCCAagtgccccccccgtccccatctctGCCCCCTGAGCGTAGCCCGAATCTCCCTCGCGCAGCCCCAGGAGCCTTGGTCGGACGTGCAGCCCACCACGGAGCCT encodes:
- the CFAP126 gene encoding protein Flattop isoform X2, producing MAARYGAGQYEDAFSPHRLQNWSVPPPGRQRPSLRQGSTPIVADDRGHLLPNVPRSQASPWGTFVGTWEMPSRIPPARLDLTSRSAAAAGRLTAWIRRPTALTRARNGLRTDITGKEKSIQEQGLP